The Haladaptatus cibarius D43 genome window below encodes:
- a CDS encoding ABC transporter ATP-binding protein, with the protein MDSAIRIRDLEKQYGDVRALKGVSLDIPKGSFFGLLGPNGAGKTTFINILVGLVKNSGGTAAVFGADVEDDYREARNRIGLAPQEFNVDRFFPIREVLEHKAGYHGIPKSEAKEKADEVLKRVGIYDKRDTRFDWLSGGMKRRFMLARALITDPDLLILDEPTAGVDVQIRHELWETIIELNESGTTVLLTTHYIEEAERLCDEVAILDSGRIVEVASPDELMNQGPDKITVTLRNPPEEEPYLSTGRDKIQSVELDGDDLIITAQEAGLLAPELVRELDRKGFDIDYFDISRTSLEEVFVSMTRTEEGKTAAEEAEEETVSAVVDGGQQ; encoded by the coding sequence ATGGATTCTGCGATACGTATCAGGGACTTAGAGAAACAGTACGGCGACGTGCGGGCGCTGAAGGGGGTTTCGCTCGACATTCCGAAAGGGTCGTTTTTCGGCCTGCTCGGCCCGAACGGCGCGGGCAAGACGACCTTCATCAACATCCTCGTCGGACTGGTGAAAAACTCCGGCGGGACAGCGGCGGTGTTCGGTGCGGACGTGGAAGACGACTACCGCGAGGCACGCAACCGAATCGGCCTCGCGCCACAGGAGTTCAACGTTGACCGATTCTTCCCGATTCGGGAAGTGTTAGAACACAAGGCGGGGTATCACGGAATCCCGAAATCCGAGGCGAAAGAAAAAGCTGACGAGGTGCTGAAACGGGTCGGCATCTACGACAAACGCGATACGCGATTCGACTGGCTTTCCGGCGGGATGAAGCGCCGATTCATGCTCGCTCGGGCGCTCATCACCGACCCCGACTTGCTCATTCTAGACGAACCGACAGCGGGCGTGGACGTGCAAATCCGCCACGAACTGTGGGAGACGATTATCGAACTCAACGAGTCGGGAACCACGGTGTTGCTCACGACCCACTACATCGAGGAGGCCGAACGACTCTGTGACGAAGTGGCGATTCTCGATTCGGGTCGAATCGTGGAAGTGGCGAGTCCCGACGAGTTGATGAACCAAGGCCCGGACAAAATCACGGTCACGCTCCGCAATCCGCCGGAGGAGGAACCGTACCTCTCCACGGGGCGAGATAAAATTCAGTCGGTCGAACTCGATGGCGACGACCTAATCATCACGGCACAGGAAGCCGGACTACTCGCGCCGGAACTCGTCCGCGAACTCGACCGGAAAGGGTTCGACATCGATTATTTCGACATCTCCAGAACCTCGCTCGAAGAGGTGTTCGTGTCGATGACGCGAACCGAGGAAGGAAAAACGGCCGCAGAAGAAGCAGAAGAAGAGACGGTTTCTGCAGTCGTTGACGGGGGACAGCAATGA
- a CDS encoding ABC transporter permease, protein MSNVGLTGFVTLTRREILRFLRRPRNTFVPPFVTNVLYFAVFGVVLGERVGTMQFDGLTVEYITFILPGLVVLGAISNAFENSSFSIFHGRWNRYIEEALTSPMSYSRMVAAYIVSGAVRGLLVGALIAVIGTFFTSVGVAKPFYLLAFALVITLLFSSIGVVGGLWAEDWDNLTMMNQFLVRPLVFFGGVFYTVNSLPEGIFRDITLLNPMVYMVNGIRYGFLGASEVNPNLSLAVLSGLTVAFMLVDAYLFRRGYGLTD, encoded by the coding sequence ATGAGCAACGTCGGTTTGACTGGGTTCGTGACACTCACGCGACGGGAAATCCTGCGATTTCTGCGAAGACCCAGAAACACGTTCGTTCCGCCGTTCGTCACGAACGTGCTGTACTTCGCCGTGTTCGGCGTCGTCCTCGGCGAGCGCGTCGGAACCATGCAGTTCGACGGCCTGACCGTGGAGTACATCACGTTCATTCTCCCTGGACTCGTGGTTCTCGGCGCGATTTCGAACGCCTTCGAGAACTCGTCGTTCTCTATCTTCCACGGGCGCTGGAACCGCTACATCGAGGAAGCGCTCACGTCGCCGATGTCCTACTCGCGGATGGTCGCGGCCTACATCGTCTCCGGCGCGGTTCGCGGCCTGCTCGTCGGGGCGCTCATCGCAGTTATCGGTACGTTCTTCACCAGCGTCGGCGTCGCAAAACCGTTCTATCTCCTCGCCTTCGCGCTGGTTATCACGCTCCTGTTTTCCAGCATCGGCGTGGTCGGCGGCCTCTGGGCCGAAGACTGGGACAATCTAACGATGATGAACCAGTTCCTCGTCCGCCCGCTCGTCTTCTTCGGCGGGGTCTTCTACACCGTCAACAGCCTCCCTGAGGGAATTTTCCGCGACATCACCCTGCTCAATCCGATGGTGTACATGGTCAACGGGATTCGCTACGGATTCCTCGGGGCGTCAGAGGTCAACCCGAATCTCTCGCTGGCGGTGCTGTCGGGACTGACTGTGGCGTTCATGCTGGTCGATGCGTATCTGTTCCGGCGCGGATATGGATTGACTGACTGA
- a CDS encoding VOC family protein — protein MTLLDGVYETHIEVTDLDRAMKFYGDTLGLELGRHEEERGITFYFTGTPRSMLGVWEEDDPEPGHFAFRVAENRVDEMLPFLEKRDIEPRAAFGVEPDEPIVHPWMPSATAYFSDPDGNSLELLADLSDDPDSDGKPMPLSEWHERQN, from the coding sequence ATGACCCTCCTCGACGGCGTCTACGAAACACACATAGAAGTGACAGACCTCGACCGAGCGATGAAATTTTACGGCGATACGCTCGGACTCGAACTCGGTCGCCACGAAGAAGAACGCGGAATCACCTTCTACTTCACCGGCACGCCGCGTTCGATGCTCGGGGTGTGGGAGGAAGACGACCCGGAGCCGGGGCATTTCGCGTTTCGAGTTGCGGAAAATCGGGTAGACGAGATGCTTCCCTTCCTCGAAAAACGCGACATCGAACCCCGCGCCGCGTTCGGCGTCGAACCCGACGAGCCAATCGTCCACCCGTGGATGCCGAGCGCGACGGCGTACTTTTCCGACCCGGATGGTAACTCGCTGGAACTGTTGGCTGATTTGTCGGACGACCCTGACTCGGATGGGAAACCGATGCCCCTGAGCGAGTGGCACGAGCGACAGAACTGA
- a CDS encoding isocitrate/isopropylmalate dehydrogenase family protein: protein MTKQIAVVPGDGIGQEVVPATQRILETVGPDFEFVEADAGDAVKEETGTALPDETRELVAESDATLFGAAGETAADVILPLRQTVDSFVNVRPARAYPGTDALRPETDLVFLRENTEGVYAGHESRLTNDVATLTRVVTESASERLAEFACEYVEERDEDGFTIAHKANVMRETDGLFRETVDRVADVRGIPHDEVLMDAMATHLCLNPEAYGVVVCPNLAGDVLSDLAAGLVGGLGLLPSANIGPENALFEPVHGTAPDIAGEGVANPCATMFSAAMLLEHLGYDEEGQAVRGAVESVLENGPRTPDLGGSAGTAEVTEAVLTRLP from the coding sequence ATGACCAAGCAAATCGCGGTCGTTCCCGGCGACGGAATCGGACAGGAAGTCGTCCCGGCAACCCAGCGGATTTTGGAAACAGTCGGCCCGGACTTCGAGTTCGTGGAAGCCGACGCGGGCGATGCCGTAAAAGAAGAAACCGGAACCGCGCTTCCCGACGAAACCCGCGAACTCGTGGCCGAATCGGATGCGACCCTGTTCGGCGCGGCGGGCGAGACGGCGGCGGACGTTATTCTCCCACTTCGCCAAACAGTCGATTCGTTCGTCAACGTCCGGCCCGCGCGGGCCTATCCCGGAACGGACGCTTTGCGCCCCGAAACCGACCTCGTGTTCCTCCGCGAAAACACGGAAGGCGTCTATGCAGGACACGAATCCAGACTGACGAACGACGTTGCGACCCTGACCCGGGTCGTCACCGAATCCGCTTCGGAGCGACTCGCGGAGTTCGCCTGCGAGTACGTCGAAGAGCGCGACGAGGACGGCTTCACCATCGCGCACAAGGCCAACGTGATGCGCGAAACCGACGGCCTCTTCCGGGAGACGGTTGACCGAGTGGCCGACGTTCGCGGTATTCCCCACGATGAAGTCCTGATGGACGCGATGGCGACCCACCTCTGCCTGAACCCGGAAGCATACGGCGTGGTCGTCTGTCCGAACCTCGCTGGTGACGTGCTCTCCGACCTCGCCGCCGGACTGGTCGGCGGGTTAGGCCTGCTCCCCTCGGCCAACATCGGCCCGGAAAACGCCCTGTTCGAACCGGTTCACGGCACCGCCCCGGACATCGCGGGCGAGGGCGTGGCGAACCCATGCGCGACGATGTTCTCCGCCGCGATGCTATTGGAGCATCTGGGCTACGACGAGGAGGGCCAGGCGGTTCGCGGTGCTGTCGAATCCGTGTTAGAAAACGGCCCGCGAACGCCCGATTTGGGTGGCTCTGCTGGCACTGCCGAGGTCACCGAGGCAGTGCTGACGCGACTACCGTAA
- the leuD gene encoding 3-isopropylmalate dehydratase small subunit, producing MNDESVTEEIETESGTGVAVRGNDIDTDQIIPARFMKVVTFDGLGQFSFFDQRFDSADNPQPHPFNHDQHRDASVLVVNANFGCGSSREHAPQALARWGIDAIVGESFAEIFAGNCLALGIPTVTVDSETASELQDFVESNPDAEIEVDVASETVRYGGQKVEANVDDAQKKALVEGIWDTTALMKSNENAIAKTAESLLYVEP from the coding sequence ATGAACGATGAAAGCGTAACCGAAGAAATAGAGACGGAATCCGGAACCGGCGTCGCGGTTCGCGGCAACGACATCGACACCGACCAGATAATTCCGGCGCGATTCATGAAAGTGGTCACCTTCGACGGATTGGGTCAGTTTTCCTTCTTCGACCAGCGATTCGATTCCGCGGACAATCCACAGCCCCACCCCTTCAATCACGACCAGCACCGAGACGCCTCGGTGCTGGTCGTCAACGCGAATTTCGGCTGTGGCTCCTCCCGCGAGCACGCGCCGCAGGCGCTCGCTCGCTGGGGAATCGACGCCATCGTCGGCGAGAGTTTCGCCGAAATTTTCGCGGGCAACTGCCTCGCGCTCGGGATTCCGACCGTGACGGTGGATTCCGAGACGGCAAGCGAACTACAAGATTTCGTCGAATCGAATCCCGACGCCGAAATCGAGGTTGACGTGGCGAGCGAAACGGTTCGCTACGGCGGGCAGAAAGTCGAGGCGAACGTAGATGATGCCCAGAAGAAAGCCCTTGTAGAGGGTATTTGGGACACCACCGCACTGATGAAATCGAACGAAAACGCAATCGCAAAGACCGCGGAAAGCCTGCTCTACGTCGAACCATGA
- the leuC gene encoding 3-isopropylmalate dehydratase large subunit: MSKGTLYDSVWDRHRVTDLPTGQTQLFVGLHLIHEVTSPQAFGMLQERDLEVAYPDRTHATVDHIVPTADQSRPYSDDSAEEMMAELEENVREAGIDFSHPDSGDQGIVHVIGPEQGLTQPGMTIVCGDSHTATHGAFGALAFGIGTSQIRDVLATGTVAMEKQDVRQIRVTGELGAGVSAKDVILEIIRRLGTDGGVGYVYEYAGEAIDNMGMEGRMSICNMSIEGGARAGYVNPDETTFEYLRETDAFCDDRDKFERLKPYWESIRSDENAKYDDVVEIDGDELEPTVTWGTTPGQGVGITEPIPEPDDLPEAKRETARQAQEHMRVEPGETMAGYDIDVAFLGSCTNARLPDLRQAAELVEGREVHGDVRAMVVPGSQRVKAAAEEEGLDEIFREAGFDWRNAGCSMCLGMNDDQLDGDEVCASSSNRNFVGRQGSPDGRTVLMSPAMVAAAAVHGEVTDVRKMQEVAKA, encoded by the coding sequence ATGAGCAAGGGAACGCTGTACGATTCGGTCTGGGACAGACACCGCGTCACCGACCTGCCGACCGGGCAGACCCAATTGTTCGTCGGCCTGCACCTCATCCACGAGGTGACGAGTCCGCAAGCCTTCGGGATGTTGCAGGAGCGCGATCTGGAGGTCGCCTACCCCGACCGAACGCACGCAACGGTTGACCACATCGTTCCGACCGCAGACCAGTCGCGGCCCTACAGCGACGACTCCGCCGAGGAGATGATGGCCGAACTGGAGGAAAACGTCCGAGAGGCGGGCATCGACTTCTCGCACCCCGACTCGGGCGACCAAGGCATCGTCCACGTCATCGGCCCGGAGCAGGGCCTCACGCAACCCGGGATGACAATCGTTTGCGGCGACAGCCACACCGCCACGCACGGCGCATTCGGCGCGTTAGCGTTCGGTATCGGAACCAGCCAGATTCGGGACGTGCTGGCGACGGGAACCGTGGCGATGGAAAAACAGGACGTGCGCCAGATTCGCGTCACCGGCGAACTCGGGGCGGGCGTCTCCGCGAAGGACGTAATTTTGGAAATCATCCGCCGACTCGGCACCGACGGCGGCGTCGGCTACGTCTACGAGTACGCGGGCGAAGCCATCGACAACATGGGTATGGAAGGCCGGATGAGCATCTGCAACATGTCCATCGAAGGCGGCGCTCGCGCCGGGTACGTCAACCCCGACGAGACGACGTTCGAGTACCTGCGCGAGACGGACGCCTTCTGCGACGACCGCGACAAATTCGAGCGACTGAAACCCTACTGGGAGTCGATTCGGTCGGACGAGAACGCGAAATACGACGACGTGGTCGAAATCGACGGCGACGAACTGGAACCGACGGTGACGTGGGGGACGACGCCCGGACAGGGCGTCGGCATCACGGAACCGATTCCGGAACCCGACGACCTGCCGGAAGCGAAGCGCGAGACGGCCCGACAGGCACAAGAACACATGCGAGTCGAACCCGGCGAGACGATGGCAGGGTACGACATCGACGTAGCGTTCCTCGGTTCCTGTACGAACGCCCGACTGCCGGATTTGCGACAGGCCGCGGAACTCGTGGAAGGACGCGAAGTCCACGGCGACGTTCGCGCCATGGTCGTCCCCGGAAGTCAACGCGTGAAGGCGGCCGCGGAGGAAGAAGGCTTAGACGAAATCTTCCGCGAGGCCGGTTTCGACTGGCGAAACGCCGGGTGTTCGATGTGCCTCGGCATGAACGACGACCAGTTGGACGGCGACGAGGTTTGTGCCTCGTCCTCGAACCGGAACTTCGTCGGGCGGCAGGGCAGTCCGGACGGGAGAACCGTGCTGATGAGTCCGGCAATGGTCGCCGCCGCCGCGGTTCACGGCGAAGTGACCGACGTTCGGAAGATGCAGGAGGTGGCGAAAGCATGA
- the ilvC gene encoding ketol-acid reductoisomerase — MTNQTTIYYDDDADDAQLANKTVAVLGYGSQGHAHAQNLAESGVDVVVGLRESSSSRKAAEADGLRTATPKEAASQANIVSVLVPDTVQPAVYDDIESELDAGDTLQFAHGFNIHYGQIEPPEDVDVTMVAPKSPGHLVRRNYQANEGTPGLLAVYQDASGEAKDEGLAYAKAIGCTRAGVVETSFQEETETDLFGEQAVLCGGVTELIKMGYETLVDAGYSPEMAYFECLNEMKLIVDLLYEGGLGEMWDSVSDTAEYGGLTRGEVVVDDHAREQMEQVLEEVQNGEFAREWILENQAGRPGYRQKRQAEKSHEIEGVGGELRELFAWADAEEEAKEKEREEVPADD, encoded by the coding sequence ATGACGAACCAAACCACGATATACTACGACGACGACGCGGACGACGCACAACTCGCAAACAAGACGGTTGCCGTCCTCGGCTACGGCAGTCAGGGTCACGCCCACGCGCAGAACCTCGCGGAAAGCGGGGTAGACGTGGTCGTCGGCCTCCGCGAATCGTCGTCCTCGCGGAAGGCGGCGGAGGCAGATGGACTGCGGACTGCAACACCGAAAGAAGCCGCGAGCCAAGCGAACATCGTCTCGGTGCTGGTGCCGGACACGGTTCAGCCCGCGGTGTACGACGACATCGAATCCGAACTGGACGCGGGCGACACCCTCCAGTTCGCACACGGCTTCAACATCCACTACGGCCAAATCGAACCGCCGGAGGACGTAGACGTGACGATGGTCGCGCCGAAGTCGCCGGGCCATCTCGTCCGGCGGAACTACCAGGCTAACGAGGGGACGCCCGGATTGCTCGCAGTCTATCAGGACGCCAGCGGCGAGGCGAAAGACGAGGGACTGGCATACGCGAAAGCAATCGGCTGTACCCGCGCTGGCGTGGTCGAAACCAGCTTCCAAGAGGAGACGGAAACCGACCTGTTCGGCGAGCAGGCCGTGCTCTGTGGCGGTGTCACGGAACTCATCAAGATGGGGTACGAGACGCTCGTGGACGCAGGCTACTCGCCCGAAATGGCCTACTTCGAATGCCTGAACGAGATGAAGCTCATCGTCGACCTGCTGTACGAGGGCGGCCTCGGCGAGATGTGGGATTCGGTGTCCGACACCGCCGAATACGGCGGTCTGACTCGGGGCGAGGTCGTCGTGGACGACCACGCCCGCGAGCAGATGGAGCAGGTGTTAGAAGAGGTTCAAAACGGCGAGTTCGCCCGCGAATGGATTCTGGAGAATCAGGCCGGACGACCGGGCTACCGCCAGAAGCGACAGGCCGAAAAGAGCCACGAAATCGAAGGAGTCGGTGGCGAACTGCGGGAGTTGTTCGCGTGGGCCGATGCGGAAGAAGAAGCGAAGGAAAAAGAGCGAGAGGAGGTGCCAGCAGATGACTAA
- the ilvN gene encoding acetolactate synthase small subunit, translated as MSGEDSTDEETANGQSASIPSAGMPGPAPDERPHPEGRRNAQGVRIDPDAEAEPDRRTAVVSALVEHEPGVLSQVSGLFSRRQFNIESLTVGRTTVDGHARITLVVEETDHGIEQARKQLAKLPTVIQVGELDDNAVRAELVLLKVRGDEPDKVHAITEMYEGQTLDAGPRTITVQITGDQRKIDDAIDAFRQFGIIEIARTGQTALARGDTPTTPGEEPGHSTEPTDEQYPETTETDSDDDT; from the coding sequence ATGAGCGGCGAAGATTCGACCGACGAAGAGACAGCGAACGGACAATCCGCTTCGATTCCCTCGGCGGGAATGCCCGGCCCTGCGCCGGACGAACGACCGCATCCGGAAGGCCGACGGAACGCGCAGGGTGTCCGAATCGACCCCGACGCGGAGGCGGAACCTGACCGCCGAACCGCGGTGGTTTCCGCGCTGGTCGAACACGAACCCGGCGTCCTCTCGCAGGTGTCGGGTCTGTTCTCCCGGCGGCAGTTCAACATCGAGAGCCTGACCGTTGGCAGAACGACGGTCGATGGTCATGCCCGAATCACACTGGTCGTAGAGGAAACTGACCACGGCATCGAACAGGCGCGAAAGCAGTTGGCCAAACTGCCGACCGTGATTCAGGTCGGCGAACTGGACGACAACGCGGTTCGGGCCGAACTCGTCCTGTTGAAAGTTCGGGGCGATGAACCGGACAAAGTCCACGCCATCACGGAGATGTACGAGGGCCAGACGCTGGACGCCGGGCCGCGAACCATCACGGTGCAGATTACCGGCGACCAGCGGAAAATTGACGACGCAATCGACGCTTTCCGACAGTTCGGCATCATCGAAATCGCGCGGACTGGACAGACCGCGCTGGCACGCGGCGACACGCCGACGACACCCGGGGAAGAACCGGGACACTCCACCGAACCGACCGACGAACAGTACCCCGAAACGACGGAAACCGACAGCGACGACGATACTTGA